A genomic window from Haladaptatus caseinilyticus includes:
- a CDS encoding tripartite tricarboxylate transporter permease: MEVFGTRLVVAPATTATALAFILGGIALGTLSGLTPGIHVNNLALLLASAAPAIPGPPELVGSAMLSAGVVHSFLDVVPTLALGVPDPVMAVSALPGHRLVIEGRGREAIRLSALGSGLAVALAVPLAIPVTTVMTTAYPVIRENLPFVLVFVAGFLVVTEPTMRGKVGGLVALCASVILGVLTLDLSPAAPLDAGGVLTPLFAGLFGAPVLVDAMDGAGVPEQSDAALATSREDVVLTAAAGAVAGAIVGYLPGVSSAIAAVIALTLVPGRTGARGFVVATSGVNTANTVFALFALVALGTPRTGVMVALRETNTPLHLPTLLVSVAIAGIVGFALALVVGDTYLETVGRADYRTLSVGVLSLLVIASFLFAGIVGIGIFLVSVLLGLFPPRVGCRRVHLMGVLMGPLALV; encoded by the coding sequence ATGGAGGTGTTCGGAACGCGGTTGGTGGTGGCACCGGCGACGACGGCAACGGCACTCGCGTTCATTCTCGGTGGTATCGCACTCGGCACGCTGAGTGGACTGACGCCGGGAATTCACGTCAATAATCTCGCTTTGCTGCTCGCGTCGGCCGCCCCGGCGATACCCGGTCCACCGGAACTCGTCGGTTCTGCGATGCTGTCCGCAGGTGTCGTCCACTCGTTTCTCGATGTCGTTCCAACCCTCGCGCTCGGGGTACCGGACCCCGTAATGGCGGTGTCGGCACTTCCCGGGCACCGACTCGTTATCGAAGGTCGTGGACGAGAGGCGATCCGCCTTTCTGCTCTCGGGAGTGGTCTCGCAGTCGCCCTCGCGGTACCGCTCGCAATTCCGGTGACGACGGTGATGACCACGGCGTATCCAGTGATTCGGGAAAACCTCCCGTTCGTTCTCGTTTTCGTCGCGGGATTTCTCGTCGTCACGGAACCAACGATGCGTGGGAAAGTCGGTGGCTTGGTCGCACTTTGTGCAAGCGTCATTCTCGGCGTACTCACCCTCGACCTTTCGCCCGCCGCTCCATTGGATGCAGGCGGTGTCCTCACACCACTGTTCGCCGGGTTGTTTGGTGCGCCAGTTCTCGTCGATGCGATGGACGGTGCAGGCGTTCCGGAACAGTCGGATGCCGCACTCGCCACGTCGCGGGAAGACGTAGTACTCACCGCCGCGGCTGGTGCCGTTGCCGGTGCAATCGTCGGCTATTTGCCCGGCGTCTCGAGTGCGATTGCTGCCGTCATCGCGCTCACACTCGTTCCCGGGAGAACTGGAGCGAGGGGATTCGTCGTCGCAACTAGCGGTGTCAACACCGCGAATACGGTGTTCGCGCTGTTTGCCCTGGTCGCCCTCGGGACGCCACGAACTGGGGTGATGGTCGCCCTTCGGGAAACGAACACGCCGCTTCATCTCCCGACGCTACTCGTCAGCGTCGCGATCGCCGGTATCGTCGGCTTCGCCCTCGCTCTCGTGGTCGGCGACACATATCTCGAAACCGTCGGACGGGCGGATTATCGGACGCTATCGGTCGGCGTACTCTCCTTGCTGGTCATTGCATCGTTTCTGTTCGCCGGTATCGTTGGCATCGGGATTTTTCTCGTTAGCGTTCTCCTCGGTCTCTTTCCACCGCGAGTTGGCTGTCGTCGGGTTCACCTGATGGGAGTGTTGATGGGGCCCCTCGCGCTTGTATGA
- a CDS encoding DUF7522 family protein: MTGTATESKELVSFLQDRVGDHLRSVLYYDDDTHELLYIRDDVADAYDERARVDVLRDMRLEAIEKAHQEDLYIHGSLDCTIRCFDDAVEMHFIHGEARGTAVALDSEVFAVHNTFVGRCLEVMGQ, encoded by the coding sequence ATGACTGGAACAGCTACCGAATCCAAAGAACTCGTCTCCTTTCTCCAAGATCGAGTCGGCGACCACCTTCGGAGTGTACTGTACTACGATGACGATACCCACGAGTTGCTGTATATCCGTGACGACGTTGCGGACGCCTACGACGAACGAGCGCGTGTGGACGTCCTTCGTGATATGCGTCTCGAAGCCATCGAAAAAGCCCATCAGGAGGACCTCTATATTCACGGGTCGCTGGATTGTACCATTCGATGTTTCGATGACGCCGTCGAGATGCATTTCATCCACGGGGAGGCACGCGGAACCGCAGTCGCGCTGGACAGCGAAGTGTTCGCAGTCCACAACACGTTCGTCGGTCGGTGTCTCGAAGTGATGGGTCAATAG